A single region of the Gorilla gorilla gorilla isolate KB3781 chromosome 1, NHGRI_mGorGor1-v2.1_pri, whole genome shotgun sequence genome encodes:
- the TRIM45 gene encoding E3 ubiquitin-protein ligase TRIM45 isoform X1 — MSENRKPLLGIVSKLPSGTALGNSGKTHCPLCLGLFKAPRLLPCLHTVCTTCLEQLEPFSVVDIRGGDSDTSSEGSIFQELKPRSLQSQIGILCPVCDAQVDLPMGGVKALTIDHLAVNDVMLESLRGEGQGLVCDLCNDREVEKRCQTCKANLCHFCCQAHRRQKKTTYHTMVDLKDLKGYSRIGKPILCPVHPAEELRLFCEFCDRPVCRDCVVGEHREHPCDFTSNVIHKHGDSVRELLKGTQPHVEALEEALAQIHIMNSALQKRVEAVAADVRTFSEGYIKAIEEHRDKLLKQLEDIRAQKENSLQLQKAQLEQLLADMRTGVEFTEHLLTSGSDLEILITKGVVVERLRKLNKVQYSARPGVNDEIRFCPQEKAGQCHGYEIYGTINTKELDPAKCVLQGEDLHRAREKQTASFTLLCKDAAGEIMGRGGDNVQVAIVPKDKKDSPVRTVVQDNKDGTYYISYTPKEPGVYTVWVCIKEQHVQGSPFTVTVRRKHRPHSGVFHCCTFCSSGGQKTARCACGGTMPGGYLGCGHGHKGHPGHPHWSCCGKFNEKSECTWTGGQSAPRSLLRTVAL, encoded by the exons AtgtcagaaaacagaaaaccGCTGCTGGGCATTGTAAGCAAACTCCCTAGTGGGACTGCACTTGGGAACTCAGGCAAGACTCACTGCCCCTTGTGCTTGGGGCTTTTCAAAGCCCCCAGGCTCTTGCCTTGTTTGCATACAGTTTGCACCACGTGTCTGGAGCAGCTGGAGCCCTTCTCAGTAGTGGACATCCGAGGGGGAGACTCTGACACAAGCTCTGAGGGGTCAATATTCCAGGAACTCAAGCCACGAAGTCTGCAGTCGCAGATCGGCATCCTTTGTCCGGTATGTGATGCTCAGGTGGACCTGCCCATGGGTGGAGTGAAGGCTTTAACCATAGACCACCTGGCCGTGAATGATGTGATGCTGGAGAGCCTACGTGGGGAAGGCCAGGGCCTGGTGTGTGACCTGTGCAACGACAGGGAAGTAGAGAAGAGGTGTCAGACCTGCAAAGCCAACCTCTGCCACTTCTGCTGCCAGGCTCATAG GCGGCAGAAGAAAACGACTTACCACACCATGGTGGACCTAAAAGACTTGAAAGGCTACAGCCGGATTGGGAAGCCCATCCTGTGTCCTGTTCACCCTGCAGAGGAACTGAGGCTGTTCTGTGAGTTCTGTGACCGGCCCGTGTGCCGGGATTGTGTGGTGGGGGAGCATCGGGAACACCCCTGCGACTTCACCAGCAATGTCATCCACAAGCATGGGGACTCTGTGCGGGAGCTCCTCAAAGGTACTCAGCCCCACGTGGAGGCCCTGGAGGAAGCCCTGGCTCAGATCCACATAATGAACAGTGCCCTCCAGAAGCGAGTGGAGGCAGTGGCAGCTGATGTCCGGACATTCTCGGAGGGCTACATTAAGGCCATTGAGGAGCATCGGGACAAGCTGCTGAAGCAGCTAGAAGACATACGGGCCCAGAAGGAAAATTCCCTGCAGCTGCAGAAGGCCCAGCTGGAACAGTTACTGGCAGACATGCGGACTGGAGTGGAGTTCACCGAGCACTTGCTGACCAGCGGCTCAGACTTGGAGATCCTCATCACCAAGGGGGTGGTGGTAGAACGGCTCAGGAAGCTGAACAAAGTTCAATATAGCGCCCGTCCTGGAGTAAATGATGAGATACGCTTCTGTCCTCAGGAGAAAGCAGGCCAGTGCCATGGCTATGAAATTTATGGTACCATTAATACCAAAGAGCTTGATCCAGCCAAATGTGTCCTACAAGGAGAAG ACCTCCACAGAGCCCGGGAGAAACAGACAGCCTCTTTCACCCTGCTTTGTAAGGATGCCGCAGGAGAAATCATGGGCAGGGGAGGAGACAACGTTCAAGTTGCCATTGTCCCTAAAGATAAGAAAGACAG CCCAGTCAGAACAGTGGTCCAGGATAACAAGGATGGGACATACTACATTTCCTATACCCCCAAGGAACCTGGCGTCTATACTGTGTGGGTCTGCATCAAAGAACAGCATGTGCAG GGCTCGCCATTCACTGTGACCGTGAGGAGAAAGCACCGCCCACACTCAGGCGTGTTTCACTGCTGCACCTTCTGCTCCAGCGGGGGCCAGAAAACCGCTCGCTGCGCCTGTGGAGGCACCATGCCAG GTGGGTACCTAGGCTGTGGCCATGGACACAAAGGCCACCCAGGTCATCCCCACTGGTCATGCTGTGGAAAATTTAATGAGAAATCTGAATGCACATGGACAGGTGGGCAGAGCGCACCGAGGAGTCTACTTAGGACTGTGGCTCTCTGA
- the TRIM45 gene encoding E3 ubiquitin-protein ligase TRIM45 isoform X2, with amino-acid sequence MLSGVTLEGGGARRGEGRPSRTVIGLAGVDRAGIGVRRGQSPRASRAEARGRRWTPRSPPAACNSFTRRAPFAEGRSNRAPTSSCAGRVDLPMGGVKALTIDHLAVNDVMLESLRGEGQGLVCDLCNDREVEKRCQTCKANLCHFCCQAHRRQKKTTYHTMVDLKDLKGYSRIGKPILCPVHPAEELRLFCEFCDRPVCRDCVVGEHREHPCDFTSNVIHKHGDSVRELLKGTQPHVEALEEALAQIHIMNSALQKRVEAVAADVRTFSEGYIKAIEEHRDKLLKQLEDIRAQKENSLQLQKAQLEQLLADMRTGVEFTEHLLTSGSDLEILITKGVVVERLRKLNKVQYSARPGVNDEIRFCPQEKAGQCHGYEIYGTINTKELDPAKCVLQGEDLHRAREKQTASFTLLCKDAAGEIMGRGGDNVQVAIVPKDKKDSPVRTVVQDNKDGTYYISYTPKEPGVYTVWVCIKEQHVQGSPFTVTVRRKHRPHSGVFHCCTFCSSGGQKTARCACGGTMPGGYLGCGHGHKGHPGHPHWSCCGKFNEKSECTWTGGQSAPRSLLRTVAL; translated from the exons ATGCTTAGTGGCGTCACTCTGGAGGGCGGCGGGGCCCGGAGAGGCGAGGGCCGCCCCTCTCGGACGGTGATTGGACTCGCCGGAGTAGACCGGGCTGGGATTGGTGTGAGGAGGGGCCAGAGCCCGCGGGCGTCCCGGGCCGAGGCGAGGGGGAGGCGGTGGACACCCAGAAGCCCGCCGGCGGCTTGCAATTCCTTCACCCGGCGCGCGCCTTTCGCAGAGGGAAGGAGCAACAGGGCCCCTACCTCATCGTGCGCGGGCAGG GTGGACCTGCCCATGGGTGGAGTGAAGGCTTTAACCATAGACCACCTGGCCGTGAATGATGTGATGCTGGAGAGCCTACGTGGGGAAGGCCAGGGCCTGGTGTGTGACCTGTGCAACGACAGGGAAGTAGAGAAGAGGTGTCAGACCTGCAAAGCCAACCTCTGCCACTTCTGCTGCCAGGCTCATAG GCGGCAGAAGAAAACGACTTACCACACCATGGTGGACCTAAAAGACTTGAAAGGCTACAGCCGGATTGGGAAGCCCATCCTGTGTCCTGTTCACCCTGCAGAGGAACTGAGGCTGTTCTGTGAGTTCTGTGACCGGCCCGTGTGCCGGGATTGTGTGGTGGGGGAGCATCGGGAACACCCCTGCGACTTCACCAGCAATGTCATCCACAAGCATGGGGACTCTGTGCGGGAGCTCCTCAAAGGTACTCAGCCCCACGTGGAGGCCCTGGAGGAAGCCCTGGCTCAGATCCACATAATGAACAGTGCCCTCCAGAAGCGAGTGGAGGCAGTGGCAGCTGATGTCCGGACATTCTCGGAGGGCTACATTAAGGCCATTGAGGAGCATCGGGACAAGCTGCTGAAGCAGCTAGAAGACATACGGGCCCAGAAGGAAAATTCCCTGCAGCTGCAGAAGGCCCAGCTGGAACAGTTACTGGCAGACATGCGGACTGGAGTGGAGTTCACCGAGCACTTGCTGACCAGCGGCTCAGACTTGGAGATCCTCATCACCAAGGGGGTGGTGGTAGAACGGCTCAGGAAGCTGAACAAAGTTCAATATAGCGCCCGTCCTGGAGTAAATGATGAGATACGCTTCTGTCCTCAGGAGAAAGCAGGCCAGTGCCATGGCTATGAAATTTATGGTACCATTAATACCAAAGAGCTTGATCCAGCCAAATGTGTCCTACAAGGAGAAG ACCTCCACAGAGCCCGGGAGAAACAGACAGCCTCTTTCACCCTGCTTTGTAAGGATGCCGCAGGAGAAATCATGGGCAGGGGAGGAGACAACGTTCAAGTTGCCATTGTCCCTAAAGATAAGAAAGACAG CCCAGTCAGAACAGTGGTCCAGGATAACAAGGATGGGACATACTACATTTCCTATACCCCCAAGGAACCTGGCGTCTATACTGTGTGGGTCTGCATCAAAGAACAGCATGTGCAG GGCTCGCCATTCACTGTGACCGTGAGGAGAAAGCACCGCCCACACTCAGGCGTGTTTCACTGCTGCACCTTCTGCTCCAGCGGGGGCCAGAAAACCGCTCGCTGCGCCTGTGGAGGCACCATGCCAG GTGGGTACCTAGGCTGTGGCCATGGACACAAAGGCCACCCAGGTCATCCCCACTGGTCATGCTGTGGAAAATTTAATGAGAAATCTGAATGCACATGGACAGGTGGGCAGAGCGCACCGAGGAGTCTACTTAGGACTGTGGCTCTCTGA